CATTTGCATTACCGGGGCAATATGAAACAGGTCATGAACCGCGAAATGGAGGATCACCGCGATCTATCCGAGAATGCGCTCAGGGACATGGAAGAGCTGGTCAAGAAATCGGTTGACATGGCGTGGACGGTATTCGGCAAACGGGCCTTTCGCCGTTTTCAGCCAGGTACAGCCCAGAATCCAGATGGGGTCTGGGAAGAGCGGCTGAATTTTGCGCTGTGGGACACCCTGCTTTATACCTTCAGCTTCTATCAAAAATCCGACATCGTGCCGAATGCCGACCGTATTTACGAAGAGTTTCTGGATTTGATGACCAACGATCTAACGTTCGTGGAGTATGTGACCAGCACGGGCGATAAGGCAGACCGCGTGAAGTACCGCGCCGACGCCTGGAAAAAGCGCATGGACTCCGTGGTAGGGCCAGCACGAACGGACTCCCGAACGTTCACCCGTAAGCTGAAAGACGAGCTGTTCACACAAGATCCCACTTGCGCTATTTGCGGCCAGCGAATCCAGACGGTTGATGATGCTGAGGTCGATCATGTGGTGCATTACTGGCGCGGGGGTCAGACCGTGCCGGAGAATGCACGGCTGACGCATCGGTATTGCAACCGCGCACGCGGCGGGCGGGAGATCTGATTCTCCATTTGCCGGAGTGAATGTTGAGCCTTCACCGACGTATAACCACTTCTGGCGTTTCAGTTCGCTGTCCTCCCTATTGATTCTTTGCGCGAAATCAGCTTGAATCTAGGCATGGAATCAAAGCCCAAACAGATCGGCGGCAAACGCGAGGGCGCGGGGCGCAAGCCCTGCCCGAATGTTTGGGTGCGTCTGCCGGTTCCCCGTGAGGTGTGGGCCATGATCGAAGTCGACGCCAAACGCAACGGGCGCACGCCGGAAGCGGAGGCGGCGCGACTGCTCGAACGCTGGGCCGCTGCACCACTATTCACCTGACACAATGAACTGACAATTCAACCCCCCGCAGCGAGAGCAGGCCCAAAAGAGGGCGGCGCGTTCCGGCAGAGGTTCACAGGAGGCAACCCCTATGACCGCAGCCAAACCGTACCCACTTCTGCCTGTTCCCCCGCCCGCGCTTCCGTTTGTTGGCCGCTCTGCCGAGGGCCGCGCTCTGCTGCTGAGCATTCGGGCCGCCCGCTCTGTTGCGCTGGTCGCCCCGCCCGCTTACGGCAAAAGTGCTCTGCTTTCTGAACTCGTTGAAGCAGTCGAAGAAATCACTGTGCCACTGATCGTACCGAAGGTCGCGCCGTTCACGGCGTTCCTCTCCGATCTGCACGACGCTATGCACGGCGCAGGCATCTACTCCCCAGGTGTCAAGATCACCAAAGACCTCGATACAGACCGGGCGACCTGGCGCAAGAAGTACGCTGGAGGAAACGAGGCCCGCGCCCGCGCTTTGGTGGAAGCGTTGCGGCTGTACGTTCAAGCTGGCCACCAACCGCCCGCCGTGCTGGTGGACGACGCCGGGGGCATCACGCAGGCGATGACGCCTGTACTCGTCGGCATGGCCGCACATGCGGCGCTGGTGCTGGCCATTTACCCTGAAACCTTGCAGAAGGCCGGTACGCGCAGACTGTGGCAACTCTGCGACAAAGTAGAGCTGGCGCAGCTCGACGGCTCCGACTCGCGGGCGCTGGTCGGTTCGCTGACCGCTTCCTACGGCATCACCACACCTGACACCAAAGCCTATGAAAACTCTGTACTGGCGCTGAGTTCTGGTATCCCCGGCGAAATCGTGCGCCTGGTGCGCTACGTTCCCGCCGCCGAAATCGTCAAGCAACGCGGCGGCTCGGCACTGGCGCAAAACAGAGCAGCCAGAGAGGAACGCGGCACCGCGCTCGCGCCCGTGCTGCTGGTGCTTTCTGCCGTGTTTGTCATCATTCGAGTCCTGGGCAGGGCCAGGGGAGAAATGGACGCTTACGTGATCGGGCAAGTGGGCATGGCCGCCAGCATGATTCTCTTACCGCTGATGCGGCGCTGGACGGCGGCGAGATGACCACCCACACGCCTGCGCCTCCACCTGAACTTCAACCGTTTGCCGCTGAGTTGGAGGAAGTTGTGGAGCCGTTCCACACGATCAGGGCAATTGAGGACGCCGCCGCGCTCGACCGCTTCCTGTTTCTCGACCCCAACCCGGCGACCCGCGTTTACCGGTTGCGCGTGCTGCTGTCTGAGATGGAGCAGACTGCCGCGTATATCGGGCGAATGCTGGGGGACTGATGCAGGCCGCGACCCACTTAGCGGGCGCTGCTCTAACGCTCGCTGTAGCGCGTGGCTTTGGGATGGAGGTCGGGCCGTTCGAGGTCGGGGCCATGATGCTGGGTTCACTGCTGCCTGACATTGACACGACCACCGCAGGCGCAGGCCGCTATATCCGCCCCGTGTCGAGCTGGCTCGAATCCAAGTACGGCCACCGAACCGTGACACACTCGCTGCTGTTCGCCGTGCTGGTGTCGCTTCCTTTTTGGCTGCTGTGGCCGGGTGTTGGCTTGGCGCTGTTCCTCGGCATCTTCTCCCACTTATTGCTCGATACCGCCAATGTGAACGGTTTGCCCTATCTGCTGTTCCCGGTTCGGCACACCTTCTGGTTTCTGCCGTCCAGGCGCTCAAGAATCCGCTATGGCTCAAGCCAGGAAACAACGCTGGCCGTGATCCTGGCACTCTCGGGCGTGGCGCTGTGGCCGCTGTCAGCCGACACGTTTAGCACCGAAGTTCGCCGGTTGATCGCCAGTCCAGAAACGGCAGTGGTGGACTATGCCAACTGGCGAGACACCAACGAAGTGTTCGCCGAGCTAGATGGATTCAATTCCGACACACAGGAGAAGGTGGAGGGAAAATACCGCGTCATCGAGGCGCTAGGCCGTCGCGGGGTGCTGGTGGAAGACGAAGCGGGCAATGCTTATCAGGTGGCTGAGAATGGGCAGATCGTGGCCTACCGTGTCCGAGTCCAGAAGGGCGCGGCGCTGGCCGTGCTGGATAGCCGCGTGTCGGTTGGTGGGCGTTTGCTGCGTGACGTGTTGGCCGCAGTTCCACCGGACGCCCGCGTGTACTTCACTGGAGAATTGCAGCTCTCCGCGCCGGTCAACATTCCCCCGCCCGCTGCGGGGACGTTCGCACGGATCGCGGGCACTGACAGGCTGACTTTGCACAGCGCCCGCCCCGCTGACCTGTCCCCGTTCGCCGCTTCTTATGTAGTCGCCGGTTCGCTGGTGGCCCGGCTCTCTGCTGGTGCGGGGAGGAGTGGCGTCCGTTCGAGGCAGGAAGCGGGCCTCAGCTTTGAGCTACCCGCAGAGGCCAGCCGCACTGAGGCCCGCACCGTTACGCTGTCCGGTTTGCCGTCGCTGGCAGGCGTGCTGGTCGAACGCGGCGCGAATGTCCTGGAAGGTCAACCGCTGGCCCGCTATGTATTGCTCGCCGACCTGGCCGACCTTGACACCCAGATGACGAGCAAGCGGCGCGACGTGGCCGAAGCGAAGGCGCAAAGAGCGCGGGCGCGGGCGAGCTTCGAGCAGCAGCGCGACACGCTAGGCCGCACATTGGCCCCGGCGCAGGAGGCCGCCCAGATTCAAGCGAGGCTCTACGCTCTCGGCGCGGTTGCGCGTGTGGACATGGAACAAGCTCAGATGCGGGCGCAAGCTGTAGACGACCAGATGACGGCGCTCGGCCTGAATTACAGCGACACGGCAGCCCAGGCACGGGCGCGGGCCGATGGTTTGGCATTGGATCTACAAGCGCTTCAAGGCAAGCGGGCCAGATCAGCCGCCGCCCAGGTGGTGCGCTCTCCAGTTGCCGGGAAGGTTGCCGAGGTCAGGGTCAAGGACGCCACGCAAGCTGGCGTGTCGGTTGATGTGGTGATTATTTCCACGCTGGCAACAGCGCCGACAGCGCCGGTCAAGGCGTCAAGCCTGTACTAGCGCCCCTGGCCGCTTTGTGTGTATGATCTGAGGCACAGCGACTGTGACGGCATGGCCCAAGAGAGGGTGAGCGGCGGCGTGAGTTGATCCGAAGCTCTATCGGAGGCTTGCCCATGTTCCACTCTAAGAAAACCGTGTTGTCCCTCGCCGCCCTCTCCATCTTCACCGCGCTGACCCTTTCGTCGTGCGGTGGCACAACCGCCACAGCGCCCGATCCTGCTGCTGTGGTCGATCCCTCGCCCGAACTGCAAGATGATGTGGACGCCAGCGCCACCGATGATGAAGGCGGCGAAGTGGTCGCACAAAAAACTATCGTGCTGAGTGCGGGGCAAGCGCTGGCCGCTGGCCTCAGCGCCCAGACTTCAACCGGCGATACCGCGCCACCTGATCCCGTGACCGTCACCGCTACGATTGTCAGAGCCACCACCGGCAAGTACGCGGGTAAAGTCAAAGGCAAGCTGGTTCTGAACTACACGGGCAACTACACCTATAAGGGCGACTTTTCTTTGAAGCTCGCCACCGCCCCAGATGGCAGCGGCAATCTCTACGACATCAGCAGGCGCAAGAACGACAGCAAAGACAGCCCATTGATTACCCTCAGACCTACCAAAAACAAGCCGTCTACCATCAAGAATCTGACCATTCCTTACGGCGACTCGCTCAACGGTGCAACCTGCATGTATCTGTTCTATACGCTGAAGGACAACGGCGGCCTCGGCATCAATGGACTCAGCTACACCAACCAAGCGCCGCTGCTGTGCGAAACGCCCGACAGCAACCAAACCGCTCTGCAAACCAAGTTGCTGGCCTCAAGCACGGGCTACCTGTTTCAGAAAGACAACTGGCAGTTTGCCAACCTGAACCCAAATCCTGTCACGGGTCCGACGCTGAACGATGTTCCGGCCACGATGACCGACGGCACCACGAAAACCGACTTTGAAACGTGGTTCGCTCCGCTGATGACCGTGCCTGCCTACGCTGACCCCGCCAACCCTACGGCGCTGGAGAAGTACAAAGCCGCGCAGGCCAAGAAAGCCAAGCGCCTGCACGACGCCTTTGCCAATCAATTCAAAGCTGACAAGTTGGGCGTGTACGTCAACTCGACAGCCGTTTACATTGTCGGTGTAAATAGCTGGGGGCTGGCTGGCCTCTACACGCCGATCAACAACTAAGCCGAAGAAGCGTGGGCGCGGGCCGGGCAACCTGCACCCGGCCCGCTTTCGTTTGCCGGGGTGAAGATACCGGAACCCGAAGATGGACGAACTTATCCCGTGTCCATCGGCGGCTTACGTTTTGTACGAGATGACAGCCACGTTGAAGGAGAATCTGAGCCAGCCACCGACCACGTCGTAATTTACTCGCGTCTGTGTGTCTTGCCCGAATCAATGACGAGAAGGCCCGCTGAGTGCGGGATTTTGTCATGCCATGCCATTTCTCGGCGCGGCTACTACGGGTTGTTTTCAGAAGTGGATGCGTGGGTGCAGGCCACGCAAGTAAGGGTGATGGCCACTAAAGCGGAGATACGGCAGGGAGTGCGCTCACCTGTGGCCGGGCGTGTGGCGCAGGAGTGAGGACCTGGTGATTACAGAGCTGGGAGCGCCGCCCAGCACCGATCCGTGCGGCGCGGACTTGTTGTGCCAGGCCTGTCAGTCGCGCCTGAAATACTGTCGGTGAGTCGTCTGCCGCTTAAGCCGCCAAATGCGGCTCTCCCCCCTTCACCCCAAGGAGTCACCGTGACCCATAGATCTCAACTTGAGCAGAAAGGTGACACCGTGGTGCTCGTCGGCTGTGTCAAGCAGAAGTTGGCCCGCGCGGTCCCGGCAGAGCAGCTCTATACCTCCGCTCTTTTTCGGAAGCGGGCGCGTTTTGCCCAGATGTTTGGCCGCGAGTGGCTCATTCTCTCAGCGCTGCATGGAGTTATAGACCCTCAGCACACCACCGCGCCCTACGACATGACATTGAAAGACATGAAAAAGCCTGAGCGGCAGCTTTGGGCTGAGCGCGTGTTTCAGCAGGTCATGCCGCATCTGCCAGCGGGCAGCCGCGTCATCTTGCTGGCCGGTGCGAAGTACAGCGAATTCCTGGGGCCGAAGTTGCA
The genomic region above belongs to Deinococcus detaillensis and contains:
- a CDS encoding ATP-binding protein — encoded protein: MTAAKPYPLLPVPPPALPFVGRSAEGRALLLSIRAARSVALVAPPAYGKSALLSELVEAVEEITVPLIVPKVAPFTAFLSDLHDAMHGAGIYSPGVKITKDLDTDRATWRKKYAGGNEARARALVEALRLYVQAGHQPPAVLVDDAGGITQAMTPVLVGMAAHAALVLAIYPETLQKAGTRRLWQLCDKVELAQLDGSDSRALVGSLTASYGITTPDTKAYENSVLALSSGIPGEIVRLVRYVPAAEIVKQRGGSALAQNRAAREERGTALAPVLLVLSAVFVIIRVLGRARGEMDAYVIGQVGMAASMILLPLMRRWTAAR
- a CDS encoding metal-dependent hydrolase, producing the protein MQAATHLAGAALTLAVARGFGMEVGPFEVGAMMLGSLLPDIDTTTAGAGRYIRPVSSWLESKYGHRTVTHSLLFAVLVSLPFWLLWPGVGLALFLGIFSHLLLDTANVNGLPYLLFPVRHTFWFLPSRRSRIRYGSSQETTLAVILALSGVALWPLSADTFSTEVRRLIASPETAVVDYANWRDTNEVFAELDGFNSDTQEKVEGKYRVIEALGRRGVLVEDEAGNAYQVAENGQIVAYRVRVQKGAALAVLDSRVSVGGRLLRDVLAAVPPDARVYFTGELQLSAPVNIPPPAAGTFARIAGTDRLTLHSARPADLSPFAASYVVAGSLVARLSAGAGRSGVRSRQEAGLSFELPAEASRTEARTVTLSGLPSLAGVLVERGANVLEGQPLARYVLLADLADLDTQMTSKRRDVAEAKAQRARARASFEQQRDTLGRTLAPAQEAAQIQARLYALGAVARVDMEQAQMRAQAVDDQMTALGLNYSDTAAQARARADGLALDLQALQGKRARSAAAQVVRSPVAGKVAEVRVKDATQAGVSVDVVIISTLATAPTAPVKASSLY
- a CDS encoding DUF6884 domain-containing protein yields the protein MTHRSQLEQKGDTVVLVGCVKQKLARAVPAEQLYTSALFRKRARFAQMFGREWLILSALHGVIDPQHTTAPYDMTLKDMKKPERQLWAERVFQQVMPHLPAGSRVILLAGAKYSEFLGPKLQQAGFVIENPLANCCGLGTQQNWLAQAVDQQDW